The following are from one region of the Syngnathus acus chromosome 10, fSynAcu1.2, whole genome shotgun sequence genome:
- the mmgt1 gene encoding membrane magnesium transporter 1, whose product MASSFWKGVVSIGLFSLAHAAFSAAQHRSYMRLTEKENETLPIDIVLQTLLSFVMTCYGIVHIAGEFKDMDASSELKNKTFDTLRNHPSFYLFNHRGRVLYRTAEEEPSSQQALPNPLRLRKLEHLH is encoded by the exons ATGGCTTCTTCGTTTTGGAAAGGTGTCGTCAGCATTGGACTCTTTTCCTTAGCACACGCAGCTTTCTCAGCGGCACAAC ATCGATCTTACATGCGACttacagagaaagaaaacgaAACCCTGCCAATCGAC aTTGTGCTCCAGACATTACTCTCGTTCGTCATGACCTGTTATGGTATTGTCCATATTGCTGGGGAGTTTAAAGACATGGACGCCTCCTCGGAGCTCAAGAACAA AACGTTTGACACACTGAGGAATCATCCGTCTTTTTACCTTTTCAACCACCGAGGACGAGTGCTGTACCGCACCGCCGAGGAAGAGCCGTCCTCTCAGCAAGCTCTTCCCAACCCGCTACGGCTCCGCAAGCTGGAGCATTTGCACTGA